In a single window of the Zea mays cultivar B73 chromosome 5, Zm-B73-REFERENCE-NAM-5.0, whole genome shotgun sequence genome:
- the LOC103626550 gene encoding histone-lysine N-methyltransferase ATXR6 — translation MGAASQLRRRTRARTPPGPGPEAAAADDDVRCEACGSGDAAAELMLCDGCDCGFHIFCLRPILPRVPAGDWYCPSCRAPASSKSEPAAAGKKPKQFPLVQTKIVDFFKIQRSPTPLVEAAELKKRKRKHGGALVASKKKSRRLLPFVPSPDPAQRLRQMASLATALTATGAAFSNELTYQPGMAPRSANRAALEAGGMQVLGREDAETLARCQQMMARGEWPPLVVAYDPVEGFTVEADRPIRDLTIITEYVGDVDFLRNREHDDGDSMMTLLSAASPARSLVICPDRRSNIARFINGINNHTPEGRRKQNVKCVRFAVGGECRVLLLANRDISKGERLYYDYNGSEHEYPTHHFV, via the exons ATGGGCGCCGCGAGCCAGCTCCGTCGCCGGACCCGGGCGCGGACGCCGCCAGGTCCAGGGCCggaggccgccgccgccgacgacgaCGTGAGGTGCGAGGCGTGCGGGTCCGGGGACGCGGCCGCGGAGCTGATGCTGTGCGACGGGTGCGACTGCGGGTTCCACATCTTCTGCCTCCGCCCCATCCTCCCGCGCGTCCCCGCCGGCGACTGGTACTGCCCGTCCTGCCGCGCCCCGGCCTCCTCCAAATCCGAACCCGCCGCTGCCGGCAAGAAGCCGAAGC AGTTCCCGCTGGTCCAGACGAAGATCGTGGATTTCTTCAAGATCCAGCGGAGCCCGACGCCGTTGGTGGAAGCGGCGGAGCTGAAGAAGCGGAAGCGGAAGCACGGGGGCGCGCTGGTGGCGTCGAAGAAGAAGAGCCGTAGGCTGCTGCCCTTCGTGCCTAGCCCCGAcccggcgcagcggctgcggcaGATGGCGTCGCTGGCGACGGCGCTGACGGCGACGGGCGCCGCGTTCAGCAACGAGCTCACGTACCAGCCCGGCATGGCGCCGCGGTCCGCGAACCGCGCGGCGCTGGAGGCCGGCGGGATGCAGGTGCTGGGCAGGGAGGACGCGGAGACGCTGGCGCGGTGCCAGCAGATGATGGCGCGCGGGGAGTGGCCGCCGTTGGTCGTGGCGTACGACCCCGTGGAAGGGTTCACGGTGGAGGCGGACCGCCCCATCCGCGACCTCACCATCATCACCGAGTACGTCGGcgacgtcgacttcctccgcaacCGGGAGCACGACGACGGCGACAGCATGATGACGCTGCTGTCGGCGGCATCGCCGGCCCGCAGCCTCGTCATCTGCCCCGACCGCCGCAGCAACATCGCGCGGTTCATCAACGGCATCAACAACCACACGCC GGAGGGGAGGAGGAAGCAGAACGTCAAGTGCGTGCGGTTCGCCGTCGGCGGCGAGTGCCGGGTGCTGCTGTTGGCCAACAGGGACATCTCCAAGGGGGAGAGGCTCTACTACGACTACAATGGCTCGGAGCACGAGTACCCCACGCACCATTTCGTGTGA